One part of the Ranitomeya imitator isolate aRanImi1 chromosome 10, aRanImi1.pri, whole genome shotgun sequence genome encodes these proteins:
- the TRNAU1AP gene encoding tRNA selenocysteine 1-associated protein 1, which produces MASLWMGDIDENMDEAFIMQAFKSMGESVLSVKIIRNRLTGALSGYCFVEFLAQSLAARCLANVNGKLVPGANPPKRFKLKHALYTKPTDTISSQLTSLQSPPSRNPTTEYVQAFNYYTQQFQQMMTNWKYDDKNNTYSYQQYGYTDDSWQAPEEFEEEDLEDPNPSADVAEANKKFMEQSEELYGALMGCHWQPLDTVTAAIPSEQ; this is translated from the exons ATCGACGAGAACATGGACGAGGCCTTCATCATGCAGGCCTTCAAGAGCATGGGCGAGAGCGTCCTCAGCGTCAAGATCATCCGCAACCGCTTAACAGG CGCTCTTTCCGGTTACTGTTTCGTAGAATTTTTAGCGCAATCCTTGGCTGCCAGGTGCCTGGCGAACGTAAATGGAAAACTGGTGCCCGGTGCCAACCCC CCCAAAAGATTCAAGCTGAAGCACGCGCTTTACACGAAGCCGACCGACACCAT CTCCTCTCAGCTGACTTCACTTCAGAG TCCTCCATCAAGGAATCCGACCACTGAGTACGTGCAGGCGTTCAACTACTACACCCAGCAGTTTCAGCAGATGATGACCAACTGGAAGTATGACGATAAAAATAACACCTACTCCTACCAGCAGTACGGCTACACCGACGACAGCTGGCAG gcaccTGAAGAGTTTGAAGAGGAGGATCTGGAAG ATCCCAACCCCTCGGCGGACGTGGCGGAGGCCAATAAGAAGTTCATGGAGCAGAGCGAGGAGCTGTACGGGGCCCTGATGGGCTGTCACTGGCAGCCGCTTGACACCGTCACTGCCGCAATCCCCAGTGAACAGTGA